The Saliniradius amylolyticus DNA segment ACCGACTCCTGGCCAGGTCAATCACGGACTGTATGGGGCGATCATGAGCGCTTTATGCAGACCTACTTCAGCGCTTACGATGACCTTTACTTTACCGGTGATGGCGCACGCCGCGACGAAGACGGTTATTACTGGATTACCGGTCGGGTGGACGATGTACTTAATGTATCCGGTCACCGCCTGGGCACCGCCGAAATCGAAAGCTCGCTGGTGGCTCATTCGGCCATCGCCGAAGCGGCGGTAGTGGGGTATCCGCACGATATTAAGGGCCAGGGGATCTATGTATATCTGATGCCTACCGATGGCACCGAAGTTACTGAAGAATTAACCAAGGAAGTGCGCCAGTGGGTACGTGATGATCTAAGCCCCATTGCCACGCCGGATTTTATTCAGTGGACGACCGGCCTGCCAAAGACCCGCTCTGGCAAGATAATGAGACGAATCTTACGCAAAATTGCCACTAATGAGCACGAGGCACTCGGGGATACGTCGACCCTCGCTGACCCTGCTGTGGTAGACTCGCTGATTGAGAATCGCCTGAATCGTTAGGTAAGTAGAGCCTGTTGGGGGAGTTATGGCGCAATTTCTGATCGCCGATGATCATCCGTTATTTCGGGAAGCCTTAGGGGGTGCCCTGTCACAGATGTTTGATGATCTGGAAATTGTCCAGTCTGACTCCCTGGACACCACGCTCAAACAGCTCGAGCAGTATCCAGAGCTGGATCTGGTACTGCTCGATCTGCATATGCCTGGCTCTGGCGATCTCTATGGTCTGATTCGCTTGCGCGAGGATTACCCGACAGTACCTGTCGCGGTCATTTCCGGCAGCGACAGTCCAGAGATTATCTCTAAAGTGATGGGCTTTGGTGCGCTGGGCTTTATTCCAAAATCCGCCTCTACAGACGCCATCAAAGAGGCGGTTAGTGCCGTGATAGAAGGAGATAAGTGGGTGCCTGAGACAGTACGCGGCAAGCTCGCCAGCCTGTCACAGGAAGAACGGGATTTGGCCGCGAAGGTCGCCACTTTAACGCCTCAGCAATATAAGGTGTTGTATCTGCTGCACACCGGCCTGTTAAATAAACAAATCGCCTATGAACTAGGAATTACGGAAGCCACAGTGAAGGCTCATATGACGGCGATTTTCCGAAAGCTTGATGTATACAGTCGCATTCAGGCGGTACTGCTGGCGGAAAAGTTGCAGCTT contains these protein-coding regions:
- a CDS encoding LuxR C-terminal-related transcriptional regulator, translated to MAQFLIADDHPLFREALGGALSQMFDDLEIVQSDSLDTTLKQLEQYPELDLVLLDLHMPGSGDLYGLIRLREDYPTVPVAVISGSDSPEIISKVMGFGALGFIPKSASTDAIKEAVSAVIEGDKWVPETVRGKLASLSQEERDLAAKVATLTPQQYKVLYLLHTGLLNKQIAYELGITEATVKAHMTAIFRKLDVYSRIQAVLLAEKLQLESPQGADSTGANSA